In one window of Dermochelys coriacea isolate rDerCor1 chromosome 3, rDerCor1.pri.v4, whole genome shotgun sequence DNA:
- the POLR1C gene encoding DNA-directed RNA polymerases I and III subunit RPAC1 isoform X1, whose protein sequence is MAARGGVEEMRSRVVLGEFGVRNVHTTDFPGNYPGYDDAWDQAKFEKNFRVDVIHMDESTLEFDMVGIDAAIANAFRRILLAEVPTMAVEKVFVYNNTSIVQDEILAHRLGLVPIRADPRLFEYKNQGDEEGTEIDTLQFQLKIKCNRNPCAAKESSDPNELYVNHKVYSKHITWVPLGNQADLFLDADLRPVHDDILIAQLRPGQEIDVLMHCVKGIGKDHAKFSPVATASYRLLPDITLLQPIEGEAAETLKKCFSPGVIEIQNIKGKKVARVANVRMDTFSREIFRHDDLKNLVRLARVRDHYIFSVESTGVLPPDVLVSEAIKVLIGKCRRFLDELDSNHMD, encoded by the exons ATGGCGGCGCGCGGCGGCGTGGAGGAGATGCGGAGCCGTGTGGTCCTTGGGGAGTTCGGGGTCCGCAac GTGCACACCACGGACTTCCCCGGCAACTACCCCGGGTACGACGACGCTTGGGACCAGGCCAAGTTCGAGAAG AATTTCCGGGTGGACGTGATCCATATGGACGAGAGCACGCTGGAGTTTGACATGGTGGGGATCGACGCAGCCATCGCCAATGCCTTCCGGCGTATCCTGCTTGCTGAG GTGCCAACGATGGCTGTAGAGAAGGTCTTTGTGTACAACAACACGTCCATCGTGCAGGATGAGATCCTGGCCCATCGCTTGGGCCTTGTTCCCATCCGAGCTGACCCACGCCTCTTTGAATATAAGAATCAAG GTGATGAGGAAGGCACAGAAATTGACACGCTGCAGTTCCAACTGAAAATCAAATGCAACCGGAACCCTTGCGCAGCCAAGGAGTCATCTGACCCCAATGAGCTCTACGTTAATCACAAAG TGTACAGCAAACACATCACATGGGTGCCCCTAGGAAATCAAGCAGACCTGTTCCTAGATGCAGATTTGCGGCCTGTTCATGATGACATCCTTATTGCCCAGTTGCGGCCTGGCCAGGAAATTGATGTGCTCATGCACTGTGTCAAAGGCATAG GTAAAGACCATGCCAAATTTTCTCCAGTGGCCACAGCTAGTTACCGGCTGCTGCCTGACATCACTCTGCTGCAGCCTATTGAGGGGGAGGCAGCTGAGACGCTGAAGAAGTGCTTCTCTCCTGGAGTTATTGAGATTCAGAACATCAAAG GGAAGAAGGTAGCAAGAGTGGCCAATGTTCGGATGGACACATTTAGCCGGGAGATCTTTCGGCACGATGATCTGAAAAACCTTGTGCGCCTGGCACGAGTGCGAGATCACTACATAT TCTCAGTGGAGTCTACAGGTGTCCTACCCCCAGATGTGTTGGTGAGCGAAGCCATCAAAGTGCTAATAGGGAAATGTCGACGGTTCCTGGATGAGTTGGACTCCAACCACATGGACTGA
- the POLR1C gene encoding DNA-directed RNA polymerases I and III subunit RPAC1 isoform X2: MDESTLEFDMVGIDAAIANAFRRILLAEVPTMAVEKVFVYNNTSIVQDEILAHRLGLVPIRADPRLFEYKNQGDEEGTEIDTLQFQLKIKCNRNPCAAKESSDPNELYVNHKVYSKHITWVPLGNQADLFLDADLRPVHDDILIAQLRPGQEIDVLMHCVKGIGKDHAKFSPVATASYRLLPDITLLQPIEGEAAETLKKCFSPGVIEIQNIKGKKVARVANVRMDTFSREIFRHDDLKNLVRLARVRDHYIFSVESTGVLPPDVLVSEAIKVLIGKCRRFLDELDSNHMD, translated from the exons ATGGACGAGAGCACGCTGGAGTTTGACATGGTGGGGATCGACGCAGCCATCGCCAATGCCTTCCGGCGTATCCTGCTTGCTGAG GTGCCAACGATGGCTGTAGAGAAGGTCTTTGTGTACAACAACACGTCCATCGTGCAGGATGAGATCCTGGCCCATCGCTTGGGCCTTGTTCCCATCCGAGCTGACCCACGCCTCTTTGAATATAAGAATCAAG GTGATGAGGAAGGCACAGAAATTGACACGCTGCAGTTCCAACTGAAAATCAAATGCAACCGGAACCCTTGCGCAGCCAAGGAGTCATCTGACCCCAATGAGCTCTACGTTAATCACAAAG TGTACAGCAAACACATCACATGGGTGCCCCTAGGAAATCAAGCAGACCTGTTCCTAGATGCAGATTTGCGGCCTGTTCATGATGACATCCTTATTGCCCAGTTGCGGCCTGGCCAGGAAATTGATGTGCTCATGCACTGTGTCAAAGGCATAG GTAAAGACCATGCCAAATTTTCTCCAGTGGCCACAGCTAGTTACCGGCTGCTGCCTGACATCACTCTGCTGCAGCCTATTGAGGGGGAGGCAGCTGAGACGCTGAAGAAGTGCTTCTCTCCTGGAGTTATTGAGATTCAGAACATCAAAG GGAAGAAGGTAGCAAGAGTGGCCAATGTTCGGATGGACACATTTAGCCGGGAGATCTTTCGGCACGATGATCTGAAAAACCTTGTGCGCCTGGCACGAGTGCGAGATCACTACATAT TCTCAGTGGAGTCTACAGGTGTCCTACCCCCAGATGTGTTGGTGAGCGAAGCCATCAAAGTGCTAATAGGGAAATGTCGACGGTTCCTGGATGAGTTGGACTCCAACCACATGGACTGA
- the YIPF3 gene encoding protein YIPF3 — protein sequence MAGAGGGAGAEWGGFEDTVQGGGSAVIDMENMDDTSGSSFEDMGEMHQRMKEEEEEEDVDAEAAAADEEDGEFLGMKGFRGQLGRQVADQMWQAGKRQASKAFSLYANIDILRPYFDVEPIQVRNRLLESMIPMKMINFPQKIAGELYGPLMLVFTLVAILLHGMKTSDTIIREGTLMGTAIGTCFGYWLGVSSFIYFLAYLCNAQITMVQMLSLLGYGLFGHCITLFVTYNIHFHSLFYIFWLVIGGLSTLRMVAVLVSRTVGHTQRLILCGTLAALHMLFLLYLHFAYHKVVEGILDTLEGPNVPPFQRVARDIPVVSSVVLNTTAKAIALTL from the exons ATGGCGGGGGCTGGCGGCGGGGCCGGCGCGGAGTGGGGCGGCTTCGAGGACACTGTGCAG GGAGGAGGCTCCGCCGTGATCGACATGGAGAACATGGACGACACGTCTGGCTCCAGCTTCGAGGACATGGGCGAGATGCACCAACgcatgaaggaggaggaggaggaggaggacgtgGATGCCGAAGCTGCGGCGGCAGACGAGGAGGATGGAGAGTTTCTGGGCATGAAGGGTTTTAGGGGGCAGCTGGGCCGACAAGTCGCTGACCAG ATGTGGCAGGCAGGTAAGAGACAAGCCTCGAAGGCCTTCAGTCTCTATGCCAACATAGATATTCTCAGACCCTACTTTGATGTGGAGCCCATCCAAGTTCGGAACAG ATTGCTGGAGTCCATGATCCCCATGAAGATGATTAATTTTCCCCAG AAGATTGCAGGTGAGCTCTACGGTCCCCTCATGCTGGTCTTCACATTGGTGGCCATCCTGTTGCATGGGATGAAGACCTCAGACACCATCATT AGGGAAGGCACACTGATGGGCACAGCAATTGGCACGTGCTTCGGTTACTGGCTGGGCGTCTCCTCCTTCATCTATTTCCTGGCATACCTGTGCAATGCCCAGATCACCATGGTGCAGATGCTGTCACTGCTG GGCTATGGTCTCTTTGGACACTGCATCACTCTCTTTGTTACCTATAACATCCACTTCCACTCCCTCTTCTATATCTTCTGGCTGGTGATTGGCGGCCTCTCCACACTACGAATG GTTGCTGTGCTGGTGTCACGCACAGTAGGACATACCCAGCGGCTCATCCTGTGTGGAACCCTGGCTGCTCTGCACATGCTTTTCCTTCTCTATCTGCACTTTGCCTATCACAAGGTGGTGGAAG gtatcTTGGACACGTTAGAAGGACCCAACGTCCCCCCCTTTCAGAGAGTCGCCAGAGACATCCCTGTTGTTTCTTCTGTTGTACTGAACACAACAGCCAAAGCCATCGCGCTGACCCTGTAG